One segment of Ureibacillus thermophilus DNA contains the following:
- a CDS encoding KH domain-containing protein, whose amino-acid sequence MQQLIETIVKPLVDYPEDVRVEKDENANRIVYKLFVNPLDRGKVIGKHGRVAKAIRTIVYSASGHHKKKTYVDILD is encoded by the coding sequence ATGCAACAGCTGATTGAAACAATCGTAAAACCACTTGTTGACTATCCAGAAGACGTGCGCGTTGAAAAAGATGAAAACGCGAACCGTATTGTTTATAAGCTTTTTGTGAATCCTTTAGATCGAGGAAAAGTGATAGGGAAACACGGTCGTGTTGCGAAAGCAATTCGGACTATTGTTTATTCAGCAAGCGGTCACCACAAGAAAAAAACATACGTCGATATTTTAGATTAA
- the rimM gene encoding ribosome maturation factor RimM (Essential for efficient processing of 16S rRNA), which yields MEWLNVGRIVNTHGIRGEVRVLSSTDFEEIRFKKGSKLAIFKNDRSEPIWVIVENARRHKNFILLTFEGYDNINQVEPFKNSLLKISKDQLNEDELEENEYYYFEIIGCQVYSEEGEHLGEISNILETGANDVWEMKDQKGKKYYIPYIEDVVKEIDVDNKRITIHVMEGLLS from the coding sequence ATGGAATGGTTAAATGTGGGCCGCATTGTTAACACCCATGGCATTCGGGGAGAGGTTAGAGTTCTCTCTTCCACTGATTTTGAAGAGATTCGATTTAAAAAAGGATCCAAACTGGCCATTTTTAAAAATGACCGTTCAGAACCGATATGGGTGATTGTTGAAAATGCCAGAAGACATAAAAACTTTATTTTATTGACTTTTGAAGGTTATGATAACATCAATCAAGTGGAGCCATTTAAAAACAGCCTATTAAAAATATCAAAAGACCAATTAAACGAAGATGAATTGGAAGAAAATGAATACTATTATTTTGAAATCATTGGCTGCCAAGTTTATTCAGAGGAAGGCGAACATCTAGGTGAAATCAGCAATATTTTGGAAACAGGTGCCAATGATGTTTGGGAAATGAAAGATCAAAAAGGAAAAAAATACTATATTCCATACATTGAAGATGTCGTAAAAGAGATTGATGTGGACAATAAACGGATTACCATTCATGTGATGGAAGGATTATTATCATGA
- the trmD gene encoding tRNA (guanosine(37)-N1)-methyltransferase TrmD — translation MKIHVLTLFPEMFPGVFGSSILKKAQEKGLVEIHVSNIRDFSDNKHKQVDDYPYGGGAGMVLKPEPVFRAVEEITQGKNPRIILMCPQGERFTQKKAEELAQEEELVLICGHYEGYDERIREYLVTDEISIGDFVLTGGEIPAMAVIDAVVRLIPGVLGQEASHIHDSFSTGLLEHPHYTRPQDFRGMKVPDVLLSGNHQKIEEWRMEQSLKRTFERRPDLLEQMELTPKQKAYIETLKRKSTER, via the coding sequence ATGAAAATACATGTGCTTACATTATTCCCGGAAATGTTTCCAGGGGTGTTTGGTTCATCTATTTTAAAAAAAGCCCAAGAAAAAGGACTTGTGGAAATTCATGTTTCCAATATCCGAGATTTTAGCGACAATAAACATAAACAAGTAGACGATTATCCTTATGGCGGGGGAGCGGGCATGGTATTGAAGCCGGAGCCGGTGTTTCGTGCGGTTGAGGAGATTACCCAAGGTAAGAATCCCCGAATCATCCTGATGTGTCCACAAGGTGAAAGGTTTACTCAGAAGAAAGCGGAAGAGCTGGCGCAAGAAGAGGAACTGGTATTGATTTGTGGGCATTATGAAGGATACGATGAGCGCATACGGGAGTATTTAGTGACCGATGAAATCTCGATTGGGGATTTTGTGCTCACAGGCGGTGAAATACCGGCAATGGCGGTCATTGATGCGGTCGTACGTTTAATTCCAGGCGTATTGGGACAAGAAGCTTCCCATATTCATGATTCCTTTTCCACAGGGCTATTGGAGCATCCTCATTACACAAGACCCCAAGACTTTAGAGGAATGAAAGTGCCGGACGTGCTTCTCTCTGGAAACCATCAAAAAATTGAAGAATGGCGAATGGAACAGTCGCTGAAGCGCACTTTTGAGCGGAGACCTGATTTATTGGAGCAAATGGAATTGACGCCAAAACAAAAGGCGTATATCGAAACATTAAAAAGAAAAAGTACAGAAAGATGA
- the rplS gene encoding 50S ribosomal protein L19 — MSNIIAEITKEQLRTDLPEFRPGDTVRVHVKILEGNRERIQAFEGVVIKRRGGGISETFTVRKVSYGVGVERTFPLHSPKIAKLEVVRRGKVRRAKLYYLRNLRGKAARIKEIL, encoded by the coding sequence ATGTCAAATATTATTGCTGAAATTACAAAAGAACAACTTCGCACAGACCTTCCTGAATTCCGTCCTGGTGATACAGTTCGCGTACACGTGAAAATTCTAGAAGGTAACCGCGAACGTATCCAAGCATTCGAAGGCGTTGTCATCAAACGTCGTGGCGGCGGAATCAGCGAAACATTTACTGTACGTAAAGTTTCTTACGGTGTAGGTGTTGAACGTACATTCCCTCTACACTCACCAAAAATTGCGAAATTAGAAGTTGTTCGTCGTGGTAAAGTACGTCGTGCAAAACTTTACTATCTACGCAATTTACGCGGAAAAGCAGCACGTATCAAAGAAATTCTATAA
- the lepB gene encoding signal peptidase I: protein MEKGKKEKSEIWEWTKALIIALLIAVVIRYFLFTPIVVDGDSMMPTLKDGDKMIVNKIGYRLGEPKRFDIVVFHAPEGKDYIKRVIGLPGEHIEYKDDQLYVNGEPIDEPYLDEYKSQLSEGQLTQDFTLEDIDPNMDVIPEGYVFVMGDNRRYSKDSRHIGVVSIDKIVGKTNVVFWPLSEVKIVK from the coding sequence GTGGAAAAAGGCAAAAAAGAAAAAAGTGAGATTTGGGAATGGACGAAGGCGTTAATTATCGCTCTTCTCATTGCTGTCGTTATACGATATTTTTTATTTACTCCCATCGTAGTTGATGGAGATTCTATGATGCCGACTTTAAAAGATGGGGATAAGATGATTGTCAATAAAATCGGTTATCGTTTAGGAGAACCAAAGAGATTTGATATCGTTGTGTTCCATGCTCCGGAAGGAAAAGACTATATTAAACGAGTTATCGGTCTTCCAGGGGAGCATATTGAATATAAAGATGATCAGCTCTATGTCAATGGTGAACCGATTGATGAACCTTATTTGGATGAATATAAGTCCCAACTTTCAGAAGGCCAATTAACGCAAGATTTTACTCTTGAAGATATCGACCCGAATATGGATGTTATTCCAGAAGGGTATGTGTTTGTCATGGGAGATAACCGACGCTACAGCAAAGATAGCCGACATATAGGTGTTGTCAGCATCGATAAAATCGTTGGTAAAACCAATGTTGTCTTTTGGCCTTTAAGTGAAGTAAAAATTGTGAAATAA
- the ylqF gene encoding ribosome biogenesis GTPase YlqF, with protein sequence MTIQWFPGHMAKAKREVQEKLKLVDIVFELVDARLPLSSRNPMIDEVIQQKPRLILLNKADMADESETKKWIEYFSNKGFKAVAVNSFQGKGLQQVTKAAQEILADKWARMRAKGMKNRAIRAMIVGIPNVGKSTLINRLAKRNVAKTGNTPGVTKAQQWVKVGKELELLDTPGILWPKFEDPEVGLKLALTGAIKDAIINMEDLAVYALNFLSTHYPEQMRERYGIDSVDEEIVKTFDHIGRLRNVLGAGGEIDYDRVSELIVRDIRNLELGKLTFDFVEEELEKETVEN encoded by the coding sequence GTGACAATTCAATGGTTTCCGGGACACATGGCGAAAGCAAAGCGGGAAGTTCAGGAAAAGTTAAAACTGGTGGATATTGTTTTTGAACTTGTGGATGCCCGCCTGCCGCTATCTTCAAGAAATCCGATGATTGATGAAGTGATTCAGCAAAAACCAAGGTTGATTTTATTAAATAAAGCGGATATGGCAGACGAATCCGAAACGAAAAAATGGATTGAATATTTTTCAAATAAAGGGTTTAAAGCGGTTGCCGTCAATTCCTTCCAAGGAAAAGGGCTGCAACAAGTAACGAAAGCTGCCCAAGAGATTTTAGCGGACAAGTGGGCGCGCATGAGAGCAAAAGGCATGAAAAACCGCGCCATCCGTGCAATGATTGTGGGAATACCGAACGTAGGAAAGTCCACATTAATCAATCGATTGGCTAAAAGAAACGTAGCCAAAACAGGAAATACTCCTGGTGTGACGAAAGCTCAGCAATGGGTGAAGGTCGGAAAAGAGCTGGAACTTTTGGACACGCCAGGGATTTTATGGCCGAAATTCGAAGATCCAGAAGTGGGATTGAAGCTTGCGCTGACGGGAGCAATTAAAGATGCCATTATCAATATGGAAGATTTGGCCGTCTACGCATTGAACTTTTTGTCCACCCATTACCCAGAACAAATGCGGGAGCGTTATGGAATCGACTCGGTAGATGAGGAAATCGTGAAAACTTTTGACCATATTGGAAGATTGCGCAATGTGTTAGGCGCAGGCGGTGAAATTGATTATGACCGTGTATCGGAGTTGATTGTCCGAGACATTCGCAATTTAGAATTAGGAAAGCTGACCTTTGATTTTGTGGAAGAAGAATTAGAAAAAGAAACGGTTGAAAATTAA
- a CDS encoding PCYCGC motif-containing (lipo)protein produces the protein MNKLYIVLILLILLIACNEESAQHEKKSPMEHHEESHTQHNPLSGDLQELTAKEELPAFLKEKHETVSAVYKIALEYADVLEWIPCYCGCGESAGHRSSLNCFIAEIREDEVLWDDHGTRCQVCLEIAVESAKLAKDGKSIQEIRTYIDEKYQEGYSTPTPTEMPA, from the coding sequence ATGAATAAACTGTACATTGTATTGATACTTTTAATCCTGCTAATTGCCTGCAATGAGGAATCAGCACAACATGAAAAGAAAAGTCCAATGGAACATCATGAAGAAAGCCATACGCAGCACAATCCGTTGTCCGGAGATTTGCAGGAACTTACTGCTAAGGAGGAATTGCCTGCTTTTTTAAAGGAAAAACATGAAACAGTGTCAGCTGTATATAAAATCGCTTTAGAATATGCTGATGTATTAGAGTGGATTCCTTGCTATTGCGGATGTGGGGAATCAGCAGGCCACAGAAGCAGTTTAAATTGCTTCATCGCAGAAATTCGGGAAGATGAAGTGCTTTGGGATGACCACGGAACCCGCTGCCAAGTTTGCTTGGAGATTGCCGTTGAATCAGCAAAACTAGCCAAAGATGGGAAATCCATTCAAGAAATTAGGACATATATCGACGAAAAATATCAAGAAGGCTACTCCACTCCAACTCCAACCGAAATGCCTGCATAA
- a CDS encoding ribonuclease HII produces MKTIKEIVEALKNAKTYEPWMQELEKDERASVQKAFLQFQKRMEKQKKLHEQFRQKQSFDESFLPFEGAYLAGVDEAGRGPLAGPVVTCAVILPKDCPELVGVNDSKQLSKKKRAEFAEIIKKHAIDYYIHFQSAEVIDEINILEATKQSMKTCVENLKIRPDFVIADAVSIPIDIQQEAIVKGDAKSLAIGAASILAKHERDLYMEELHKQYPQYGFDKNAGYGTKEHLEAIERFGPTVHHRKTFEPIKSMLEEKVKL; encoded by the coding sequence ATGAAAACAATAAAAGAAATTGTAGAAGCGTTAAAAAACGCGAAAACCTATGAACCATGGATGCAGGAACTAGAAAAGGACGAACGGGCAAGCGTACAAAAAGCTTTTTTGCAATTTCAAAAACGGATGGAAAAACAAAAAAAATTACATGAACAATTCCGGCAAAAACAATCTTTTGACGAAAGTTTCCTTCCCTTTGAAGGCGCTTATTTAGCGGGAGTGGATGAAGCGGGAAGAGGGCCTTTAGCCGGACCGGTCGTGACTTGCGCTGTCATTTTGCCTAAAGATTGCCCGGAGTTGGTTGGAGTTAACGATTCAAAACAACTTTCCAAAAAGAAACGGGCGGAATTTGCAGAGATTATAAAAAAACACGCCATCGATTATTACATTCATTTTCAAAGTGCGGAAGTCATTGATGAAATCAATATTTTAGAAGCGACAAAACAATCGATGAAAACATGCGTAGAAAATTTAAAAATTCGTCCGGATTTTGTCATTGCGGATGCCGTCTCAATTCCAATAGATATACAACAAGAAGCGATAGTAAAGGGCGATGCGAAAAGCCTTGCCATTGGCGCGGCATCCATATTAGCGAAACATGAACGGGATTTATATATGGAAGAACTACATAAACAATATCCTCAATACGGATTCGACAAAAACGCCGGATACGGCACAAAGGAACATTTGGAAGCCATTGAACGGTTTGGACCGACTGTTCATCATCGGAAAACCTTTGAACCAATTAAATCCATGCTAGAGGAGAAGGTGAAGCTATGA
- a CDS encoding EscU/YscU/HrcU family type III secretion system export apparatus switch protein → MKEKRKEAIALLYNPEDTSPRVVAKGKGKIAENILQKAEEHHVPIYEDPNLVELLGQLDLNESIPPDLYEAVAEVFAFIYRLDRKISSNS, encoded by the coding sequence ATGAAAGAAAAACGAAAGGAAGCGATTGCCCTTTTATATAATCCTGAAGACACAAGTCCAAGAGTAGTGGCAAAAGGGAAAGGGAAAATTGCGGAAAATATTCTTCAAAAAGCGGAGGAGCATCATGTTCCAATCTATGAAGATCCAAATCTTGTAGAACTATTGGGACAACTAGATTTAAACGAATCCATCCCCCCCGATTTGTATGAAGCGGTGGCGGAAGTTTTCGCTTTTATTTATCGTTTAGACAGAAAAATTAGTTCAAATAGTTGA
- the sucC gene encoding ADP-forming succinate--CoA ligase subunit beta, with product MNIHEYQGKEILRNYGVAVPNGRVAFSPEEAVKVAKELNSNIIVVKAQIHAGGRGKAGGVKVAKNLDEVRAYAKELLGKKLVTKQTGPQGKEVKRLYIEEGCEIKKEYYLSFILDRSTSRITVMGSSEGGMEIEEVAEQSPEKIFKEVIDPVTGLLPFQARRLALNMEIPTKLLNQAVKLMIGLYTAFVEKDASILEINPLVLTEDDKIMALDAKFNFDGNALYRHPDIVELRDFDEEDPKEIQASKYDLNYISLDGNIGCLVNGAGLAMATMDTISYYGGSPANFLDVGGGANTEKVTEAFKIILSDPNVKGIFINIFGGIMKCDVIAEGVVAAAKEVGLNVPLVVRLEGTNSKLGKEILNQSGLNIIGTTSMAEGAQKIIELVK from the coding sequence ATGAATATCCATGAGTATCAGGGGAAGGAAATACTTAGAAACTATGGAGTGGCAGTTCCGAACGGCAGAGTCGCTTTTTCTCCAGAAGAGGCTGTAAAAGTGGCGAAGGAACTTAATTCAAATATTATTGTAGTAAAAGCGCAAATCCATGCAGGCGGACGAGGAAAAGCTGGCGGGGTAAAAGTGGCGAAAAATTTAGATGAGGTACGAGCATACGCAAAAGAATTGCTAGGAAAAAAATTAGTCACAAAACAAACAGGTCCTCAAGGAAAAGAAGTTAAACGCCTTTATATTGAAGAAGGCTGCGAAATAAAAAAAGAGTATTATTTAAGTTTCATATTAGACCGTTCCACTTCCCGAATTACTGTGATGGGTTCTTCTGAAGGCGGAATGGAAATTGAAGAAGTGGCGGAACAATCACCTGAGAAAATTTTCAAAGAAGTGATTGATCCGGTGACAGGTTTATTACCATTCCAAGCGAGAAGATTGGCGCTTAACATGGAAATTCCTACAAAATTACTAAATCAAGCTGTTAAACTTATGATTGGATTATATACAGCTTTTGTAGAAAAAGATGCTTCTATTCTTGAAATTAATCCACTTGTTTTGACAGAAGACGACAAAATTATGGCGCTAGATGCGAAATTTAATTTTGATGGCAACGCCCTTTATCGTCATCCTGATATTGTTGAACTACGTGATTTTGATGAAGAAGACCCGAAAGAAATTCAAGCATCCAAATATGATTTGAACTATATTTCCTTGGATGGAAATATTGGTTGCCTTGTAAACGGTGCAGGGCTTGCGATGGCTACCATGGACACAATCAGCTACTATGGGGGCTCTCCAGCCAACTTCTTGGATGTTGGAGGCGGTGCAAATACAGAAAAGGTGACGGAAGCATTTAAAATTATTCTTTCCGATCCAAATGTAAAAGGTATTTTCATCAATATCTTTGGGGGAATTATGAAATGTGATGTCATCGCAGAAGGTGTTGTTGCTGCAGCGAAAGAAGTAGGTCTAAACGTTCCGTTAGTTGTTCGCTTGGAAGGGACAAATTCCAAACTCGGAAAAGAAATATTAAATCAATCCGGTTTAAATATTATCGGTACAACTTCAATGGCTGAAGGCGCACAAAAAATCATTGAACTTGTAAAGTAA
- the sucD gene encoding succinate--CoA ligase subunit alpha encodes MAIYVNKDTKVIVQGITGDTALFHTKQMLEYGTKIVAGVTPGKGGQIIEGVPVFNTVAEAKAATGANASVIFVPAPFAADAIIEAVEAELEFTCCITEHIPVLDMVKVKRYMEGKKTRLLGPNCPGLVTAEECKIGIMPGYILKKGHVGIVSRSGTLTYEAVHQLTEAGIGQTTAVGIGGDPVNGTSFVDVLKEFNEDPETYAVVMIGEIGGTAEEEAAAWIKENMRKPVVGFIAGQTAPPGKRMGHAGAIISGGKGTAKEKIKAMNDAGIEVAPTPSVIGETLIKVLKEKGLYEKCKTH; translated from the coding sequence ATGGCGATTTACGTAAATAAAGATACGAAAGTCATTGTTCAAGGAATTACCGGAGATACAGCTTTATTTCACACAAAACAAATGTTGGAATATGGTACGAAAATCGTAGCAGGTGTGACACCTGGTAAAGGTGGACAAATTATTGAAGGAGTACCTGTCTTTAATACGGTGGCTGAAGCAAAAGCAGCAACAGGCGCCAATGCTTCTGTTATTTTCGTTCCTGCACCATTTGCCGCCGATGCGATTATAGAAGCGGTGGAAGCAGAATTGGAATTTACATGTTGCATTACTGAACATATTCCAGTTTTAGACATGGTGAAAGTTAAGCGTTATATGGAAGGGAAGAAAACCCGCTTACTAGGGCCAAACTGTCCTGGACTCGTGACAGCTGAAGAATGCAAAATTGGAATTATGCCGGGATATATTTTGAAAAAAGGGCATGTAGGAATTGTATCCCGCTCCGGTACATTAACTTATGAAGCGGTACACCAATTAACGGAAGCAGGTATTGGGCAAACAACAGCGGTTGGTATCGGTGGTGACCCGGTAAATGGCACAAGTTTCGTAGATGTATTAAAAGAATTTAATGAAGATCCGGAAACGTATGCGGTTGTAATGATTGGAGAAATTGGCGGTACTGCGGAAGAAGAAGCGGCGGCTTGGATTAAAGAAAACATGAGAAAACCGGTTGTCGGATTCATCGCTGGTCAAACAGCCCCTCCTGGTAAACGAATGGGACATGCGGGAGCAATTATTTCCGGTGGGAAAGGTACAGCAAAAGAAAAAATTAAAGCGATGAATGATGCGGGAATTGAGGTTGCACCAACACCATCCGTCATCGGGGAAACATTAATTAAAGTTTTGAAAGAAAAAGGACTATACGAAAAATGTAAAACCCATTAA